A genome region from Ptiloglossa arizonensis isolate GNS036 chromosome 4, iyPtiAriz1_principal, whole genome shotgun sequence includes the following:
- the LOC143146133 gene encoding dynein axonemal heavy chain 7: MCLVVSQTYTNTKVLIKHSEYMIQANSSQKYTYINMINVRSHHSSNTIISMNDHSSMYNEMKNCLKHIHFKEFPIDWEKNILELLPEKYKKKYSLLIQSMLKEVKNIYIKDMQKFVTNVVLSLPKKKKDTFSAIKYTNYKFPKEKKTYDYNTFVKYCKLLANKYFLYLEPIKFIICTAQLKLPTIICNFEHYYYFGPISFNDLKNMISNDIKNGSLIVTNHFYTETSRIITEMKVLRHVSKKKLSRIMQCITNVFVQQILNMMIESINYMLKIMNNGYYCPQIHLQLIMENNQLLISPTIEEIYSMYHSIIDKISTIAQNLTPLEEWLNMKTHFRYVKIKLPDWYIEESHSKLQIILDNLFEPINKHVMNITEEFHPICSLNVKKKILSLTLGSINFDSYLQQIQKYNTYLVKTNTIVGNTYYIVGKLEQNKAKDALKNESYNIVHAFLIKLIKYHQEFNLGICLEFENLKTKALNIPKDAKSLIELTEYILYASKVLIKNLEYKIQKSIQMLSTLLEIAVLSEDHIKVNKQTINWLHEIEPIFRQHNALCEAMKNELEDDIQKRINYLNFEVDNIVPQLSVLDNMDDINRIQEYSEYYRGLLKQVNKINYKMQRINEEERLFKFPETEFPKIIELHEVITSFYNLICIIYQWQKNNAVWLDGPFEWLDATVIKRKTLNYFEKVTEMSKMFKTKIKMDLTASKHFKFSGIADDPDPMQQPAPLKLCWQALNDINDFKKYLPLIVCMCNPALQKRHWVEMSAICHFDLAPNAGTSLRKIISYNLMNDIEKYEAISISANKELELQQKLSKMINEWNTISFEMSINTKSSMNVFSNLNNIEVLLEDHFIIIEEMKTSNFVQPIVSTVTEFLMSLVRIQNIIDQWEYIQVLIISLQTTFCYPNVQIYLPKESALYTEVKEVLTNIQNKLCETPTFKEMNNPIIFKSLCDANEKLEHINQGLKDYIEAKKLCFPRFFFLSDKEIERILFQTNNFEKLHILIKKCFEGIQKVRINKEKWICSIIGDYGEELHLEQFIHIYSDHEDKWLIHLENEINAAIRKNIFQCWDIFNKIFAYNNIANFPSMAIICVFQLYWTSKVHNCLIPFDFEALNSLHSKYIGHLTYLVNEMKSYSTKRYRHVLTSLIIIVRNQKDIIKLLLDKNIVRSTDFEWVAQLRYYLEENDVKVLMFNTSIRYGYEYNCYKQYIINTPLTDRCFHTLMQAYEYHLYGAITGLSATGKTETVKSLAKAIAIQFRTFNCTDIFSYSFLCQVFKGFISCGTWLCFENFGNLKLELLSMITQNLICIFQAIATNLKVITLEGSSLNLNPTGHICTITNLGLFKYCNLPDNLKTLFRTVSMMTPDIRRIVEVELFAAGISDSKVVASKLITLYKVLSEQLRCESCNTFNACSAKAVVRTIIYLKRSFPDENETMLLLRSIIDVHLPKLCTIDILFFKNIVHNIFPDIVLLPPNYTIFLNTLEMICKSKSLYIHNVFKLKIIQIFEIMYIHQAVMLVGDPFVGKTEILNVLIDVLSSLHKQTIEFGANVKLETIIPGVSNADQLFGHFDEKSKIWKDGICSKVFRSFSENNSTDRKWIVFDGPLNDVWIESLYTVLDTNKALYLTSGEKINAADSVSIIFETMNMVKISPATLSRCGIIYIESQSIDWRPYVKTHIYKHDIYNGYEDVLYSLFDWIIDPSLEFIQSYCTSTSVVGQLHRVISTLNLLEMYLNDAKTENTDEKGKINHFVIWMQSALILSVVWGLGGNLDMDSNIKFNSFCTSLWSGTNKNYLKPESMKDFDVTLPHEGLIQDNFYIFKGIGNWKYWGDLLKSEKVLEIPNCNEIFVSTINSMKYNHVFLKHIKYKKPFILCGDVSIGKTSLIKNLLKNKLLGEKYLINYFSFTSLDTVLRTQQLLFLKLNKIKKRHYGPPKNQFCISFIDDLNVEMKEHESESILELFRQYHNYGYFYDFNESEKIFIRDIMFSFAIIGNSKTKICPRFLRHFNLYTMYTPSTDTIFRIFSNILFINLKQNLFAADVLSSVTSITNATIDIYSSLIKTLRPIPIKFQYQFSIRDISKVINGCSLLHKESIETKVTFIRLWAHEIWRVFGDRILDNCDKDWLFLQVKEIVKCHFKDSFETAFDYLPKFEKNQITKDSFNDLMFSNFIDTEKDTNKKYEEINSVEKLTCKILFYLNEYNSNFKNQIDMVITQYVLECLIKISRILTIPGGNLLMISSVGSGRRSITNLAAYMQQQELFEPSVLSSNDFNIWRKDLKTVLQKCGGLRKSLTFFLKDKQITDDFLCDISSLLAIGEIPDLFSMKERHDIIEMVRLHAQGGDKNTEISIRSIMNYFLEQCKNNLHIVICFNSTNKAIRSYLYKYPELVKYCTINCYETWPTTALIQISSKYIQDINVHENIKTDVIKACIKLYNNAQEINAEYYKGTDRTIHITLSAFLHMLRLYTRLMSKKQKDIVTTRSRYLAGLKKLELAAQQVEEMKGTLTILKPQLELSAQQTMMTMKEVENENTTVEGATILVQQEEEIANKKAEIAGRLKMECETDLAVAIPILEDAVAALNTLKPTDITLVKAMKNPPDTVKLVMAAICVMLDIPPDKPIDPVTGKKFTDYWSPSKRILGDMNFLQNLKDYDKDNISPNIMQIIKKTYMTDNNFKPHIVAKASSAAEGLCKWVCAMVSYDEVAKAVAPKKEKLLTAQRECNEAEAFLNDKRRKLSALNAKFAILNNSLQETLQQKVKLEKEVENCINKLNKAENLIASLGGEKDRWMQYAENLQENYNNLVGDIIISCGIISYMAPCRTVFRDKILEHWKQYIRDLKIPFTINYNLVNLLGEENEINHWYICGLPKHRFSVENAIIMNNSELWCLFIDSHNQANQWIKTIEKKNDLKVIRLTDSDYLSVIQYSVENGNPILIENVGEKLEILLDPFLLKKIYIDGEISYLDIGYNIIKYSHDFRLYITTRLFNPQYSSEVFSKLTVIDFSIPNEALQDKLLDLVIFKEKPELQEKFEILLLEDANNKKILKQQEDNILHTLSSTTINILEDENAIQILDFSKNLTLNVVKKQEVTKKLILAKTLRPDKIMIQIIEMIETILGNIQRYSPQLKVSQSYTESSCLTPLLFILPSCSSPLSLISAYARTKGYLSKFISLSMGRGQERKAEFLIQKAQKEGDWIFLQNCHIVPHWMIHLEQICENCNISNVSINFRLWLSSYPMKEFPISILQNSIKIIHDYPLNIKETLLNIYQSEPIINKEFFEGCPGKDKVFSKLLFALCLFHSIIKEKKNFGIQGWNIPYDFDHSDLYISIMQMQNLINNTDYVPFDSLLYFIGQCNYGGKIMDDFDNRSLKYLLNEYCNLNIIKDQHYTCSSGIQELIPQRCEYLHIIKHIKKLPLDLSSKIFEFNKNGVIIHDTMIAKDFLSSLACMDSIVSLSNNQLSQDQVLALINNINDKLHDLCTINELQEKHTSLFQEPLERVLFCEVELLKTILHVITETLNNLKLAFDGYLPFTDSLNKIIEELYKNKVPHIWKNIQCTITTENLSCYIDNLIKRVHFIKQWMNQGCPRIIWLDALFFGKMFFSAILLTFSKRYNVPIEEIIFEFEVTTEEKMDIENIDVYFIRGLHLSGARWDFEKNILAESVTNVFWQDMPPIRFKCLRNKKSIVDVYKCPVYISAIQRADKNIQFTSKNYIISIPLKTNIDQTHWIKCGTALFCHVL, translated from the exons ATGTGTTTAGTAGTATCACAGACGTATACTAATACCAAAGTATTGATAAAACATTCTGAATATATGATTCAAGCAAACTCT AGTCA aaagtaCACGtatataaatatgataaatgtacGCAGTCATCATAGTTCAAATACAATTATATCAATGAATGATCACAGTTCAATGTataatgaaatgaaaaattgtttaaaacatattcattttaaagaatttcctattgactgggagaaaaatattttagaattattaccagaaaaatataaaaaaaaatattctctatTAATACAATCAATgttaaaagaagtaaaaaatatatacatcaaAGATATgcaaaaatttgtaacaaatgtTGTATTATcattaccaaaaaaaaagaaagatacttTTTCTGCAATCAagtatacaaattataaatttccaaaagagaaaaaaacTTATGATTACAatacatttgtaaaatattgcaaactgttagcaaacaaatattttctttatttagaaCCAATAAAATTTATCATATGTACAGCACAACTTAAACTTCCAACAATTATTTGCAACTttgaacattattattattttggcCCCATCTCTTTTAATGATCTTAAAAATATGATTAGCAATGATATTAAAAATGGATCTTTGATTGTAACAAATCACTTTTATACAGAGACATCTAGAATTATAACAGAAATGAAAGTTTTAAGACATgttagtaaaaaaaaattatcacgCATTATGCAATGTATAACAAATGTTTTTGTACAGCAGATTCTAAATATGATGATAGAATCTATTAAttatatgttaaaaattatgaataatGGTTATTACTGTCCACAAATTCACCTTCAACTTATTATGGAGAACAATCAACTCCTTATTAGTCCTACTATTGAAGAAATATATTCAATGTATCACAGTATAATTGATAAGATTAGCACAATTGCTCAAAATTTGACACCATTGGAAGAATGGTTGAATATGAAAACACATTTCAGATATGTCAAGATAAAATTACCAGATTGGTATATTGAAGAATCACACAGCAAATTGCAAATTATATTAGATAATTTATTTGAACCCATAAACAAACATGTGATGAATATCACTGAAGAGTTTCATCCCATTTGTTCACTCAatgtgaagaaaaaaatattatcattAACCTTAGGCAGCATAAATTTTGATTCATACCTTCAACAGATACAAAAATATAACACATATTTAGTAAAAACAAATACAATAGTAGggaatacatattacatagtaGGGAAATTAGAACAAAATAAAGCTAAAGATGCTTTAAAGAATGAATCATATAATATTGTACATGCTTTTTTGATTAAACTTATTAAATATCATCAAGAATTCAATTTGGGCATTTGcttagaatttgaaaatttaaaaacaaaagcaTTAAATATACCAAAAGATGCAAAATCTTTGATTGAGTTAACTGAATATATCTTATATGCATCAAAAGTGTTAATAAAAAATCttgaatataaaattcaaaaatcaaTACAAATGTTAAGTACATTATTAGAAATTGCAGTTTTGTCAGAGGATCATATTAAAGTAAATAAACAAACTATTAACTGGTTACATGAAATTGAACCTATATTTAGACAACATAATGCATTGTGTGAAGCAATGAAAAATGAATTGGAAGATGATATCcaaaaacgaataaattatttaaattttgaagtaGACAATATTGTTCCTCAACTGAGTGTTTTAGATAATATGGATGATATTAATAGAATTCAAGAATACAGTGAATATTATAGAGGTCTCCTGAAACAAGTAAATAAAATCAATTACAAAATGCAAAGAATTAATGAAGAAgaaagattatttaaatttccagAAACTGAGTTTCCTAAAATTATTGAATTACACGAAGTAATCACATCATTTTATAatcttatttgtattatttatcaaTGGCAAAAAAATAATGCTGTATGGTTAGATGGTCCCTTTGAATGGTTAGATGCCACTGTTATAAAAAGGAAAACATTAAACTACTTCGAAAAAGTTACTGAAATGagtaaaatgtttaaaacaaaaataaaaatggatCTAACTGCAAGCAAGCATTTCAAATTTTCTGGAATTGCTGATGATCCTGATCCAATGCAACAACCTGCTCCATTGAAATTATGTTGGCAAGCTCTTAATGACATAAAtgatttcaaaaaatatttaccattaaTAGTGTGTATGTGCAATCCAGCTCTTCAAAAACGACATTGGGTAGAAATGTCTGCAATATGTCATTTTGATCTTGCACCCAATGCTGGAACTAgtttaagaaaaattatttcatacaaTCTGATGAATGATATTGAGAAATATGAAGCTATTAGTATAAGTGCAAATAAAGAGTTAGAACTACAACAAAAATTATCTAAAATGATTAATGAATGGAATACAATTTCTTTTGAAATGAGTATTAATACAAAATCTAGTATGAATGTATTTTCCAATTTAAACAATATAGAAGTACTCCTTGAAGATCATTTCATAATAATTGAAGAAATGAAGACTTCAAATTTTGTCCAACCAATAGTTTCAACGGTAACAGAGTTTCTTATGTCACTTGTCAGAATTCAAAACATTATTGATCAATGGGAATACATTCAAGTATTGATAATTTCTTTACAAACCACCTTTTGTTATCCTAATGTACAGATATATTTACCTAAAGAATCAGCTTTATACACTGAAGTAAAAGAAGTTTTAACAAATATTCAGAACAAATTATGTGAAACCCCTACTTTCAAAGAAATGAATAatccaataatttttaaatctttatGTGATGCTAATGAAAAACTTGAACACATAAATCAAGGACTAAAAGATTAcatagaagccaaaaaattatgttttccaagattcttttttctttctgataaagaaattgaaagaattttatttcaaacaaataatttcgagaaattacacatattaataaaaaaatgtttcgaaggtATACAGAAAGTAAgaattaataaagaaaaatggATTTGTTCCATTATTGGTGACTATGGAGAGGAATTACACTTAGAACAATTTATTCATATTTACTCTGATCATGAAGACAAATGGTTGATACatttagaaaatgaaataaatgccgcaataaggaaaaatatttttcaatgttgggatatatttaataaaatatttgcataCAATAATATTGCAAATTTTCCAAGTATGGCAattatttgtgtttttcaactTTACTGGACTTCTAAAGTACACAACTGTTTGATACCATTTGATTTTGAAGCATTGAATTCTTTACATTCAAAATACATTGGTCACTTAACCTATTTAGTTAATGAAATGAAAAGCTATTCAACAAAAAGATACAGACATGTATTAACGTCTTTAATTATCATTGTACGTAACCAAAAAGACATCATTAAATTATTActagataaaaatattgttagaTCTACAGATTTTGAATGGGTTGCACAATTACGATACTATTTAGAAGAAAATGATGTCAAAGTACTAATGTTTAATACAAGTATAAGATATGGATATGAGTATAATTGTTACAAACAATATATAATTAATACTCCTTTAACAGACAGATGTTTTCATACTCTTATGCAAGCATATGAATACCATTTATATGGTGCTATTACAGGACTATCTGCTACAGGAAAAACAGAGACTGTTAAAAGTTTAGCAAAAGCTATTGCAATACAATTTCGTACTTTTAATTGTACTGATATATTTTCTTATAGCTTTTTGTGCCAAGTATTTAAAGGATTTATTTCTTGTGGAACATGGCtttgttttgaaaattttggtaACTTAAAACTTGAACTTTTATCCATGATTACTCAAAatcttatttgtatttttcaagcaATAGCAACGAATCTAAAAGTAATAACTCTTGAAGGTTCATCTCTGAATTTAAACCCAACTGGACATATTTGCACGATTACAAACCTtggtttgtttaaatattgtaatttaccCGATAATTTAAAAACATTATTTAGAACAGTTTCTATGATGACACCAGATATTCGTAGAATTGTAGAAGTTGAACTTTTTGCTGCTGGAATATCCGATTCAAAAGTTGTAGCTTCAAAATTAATTACTCTTTACAAAGTACTATCTGAGCAATTGAGATGTGAATCATGTAACACTTTTAATGCATGTTCTGCAAAAGCTGTTGTTAGAaccataatttatttaaagaggAGTTTTCCAGATGAAAATGAAACCATGTTACTTTTACGTTCAATAATTGATGTGCATCTTCCAAAACTTTGCACTAtagatatacttttttttaaaaatatagtacATAATATATTTCCTGATATTGTTTTACTTCCTCctaattatacaatatttttaaataccctTGAAATGATATGTAAATCTAAATCTCTGTACATTCACAATGTCTTCAAACTTAAAatcattcaaatatttgaaattatgtACATTCATCAAGCTGTAATGCTTGTTGGTGATCCTTTCGTGggaaaaacagaaattttgaatgTTCTTATCGATGTATTGTCATCCTTGCATAAACAAACCATAGAGTTTGGTGCTAATGTAAAACTAGAAACTATAATTCCAGGAGTATCTAATGCTGACCAACTTTTTGGTCATTTTGatgaaaaatcaaaaatttgGAAAGATGGAATATGTTCCAAAGTATTTCGTTCTTTCTCAGAAAATAATTCTACTGATAGAAAATGGATAGTATTTGATGGACCATTAAATGATGTATGGATTGAAAGTTTATATACTGTTCTTGATACAAACAAAGCATTATATTTAACATCAGGTGAGAAAATTAATGCAGCAGATTCAGTGTCTATTATCTTTGAAACAATGAATATGGTAAAGATTTCTCCTGCTACTTTATCAAGATGTGGTATAATTTACATTGAATCACAATCTATTGATTGGAGACCATATGTCAAAACACATATTTATAAACATGATATCTACAATGGGTATGAAGATGTATTATACTCACTATTTGATTGGATAATAGATCCTTCTCTAGAATTTATACAGAGCTACTGCACTTCAACTTCAGTTGTTGGACAATTACATCGTGTAATATCAACATTGAATTTACTTGAAATGTATTTAAATGATGCTAAAACAGAAAATACTgatgaaaaaggaaaaataaatcattttgTAATATGGATGCAATCTGCACTTATATTATCTGTTGTATGGGGATTGGGAGGAAATTTGGACATggattcaaatattaaatttaattctttttgtaCATCACTTTGGAGTGGTACAAATAAGAACTATCTAAAACCAGAGTCAATGAAGGATTTTGATGTAACATTACCTCATGAAGGTTTAATACAAGAtaacttttacatttttaaaggTATTGGAAATTGGAAGTATTGGGGTGATTTATTAAAAAGTGAAAAAGTGTTAGAAATACCTAATTGCAATGAAATTTTTGTATCAACAATTAATAGTATGAAATACAATCACGTATTCTtaaaacatattaaatataaaaagccTTTCATTCTTTGTGGAGATGTATCTATTGGGAAGActtctttaattaaaaatttattaaaaaataaattattaggagaaaagtacttgATCAATTATTTTAGTTTTACTTCTTTAGATACAGTTCTTAGAACACAACAgttgttatttttaaaactcaataaaataaagaaaagacatTATGGTCCAccaaaaaatcaattttgtatTAGTTTTATAGATGACCTTAATGTAGAAATGAAAGAACATGAATCAGAAAGTATTTTGGAGCTCTTTCGGCAATATCACAACTATGGTTATTTTTATGATTTTAATGAATCcgagaaaatttttattcgtgatATTATGTTTTCCTTTGCAATTATAGGAAATAGCAAGACTAAGATATGTCCTAGATTTTTAagacattttaatttatatactaTGTATACACCTTCGACAGATACTATAttcagaatattttcaaatatactttttataaatttaaaacaaaatcttTTTGCTGCAGATGTTTTAAGTAGTGTAACTAGTATAACTAATGCCACAATTGATATTTACAGTTCTCTAATTAAAACATTGCGACCAATACCAATCAAATTCCAATACCAATTCAGTATAAGAGATATAAGCAAAGTAATTAATGGATGTAGTCTTCTCCATAAGGAATCAATTGAAACTAAAGTTACTTTTATACGTCTTTGGGCACATGAAATATGGCGCGTTTTTGGCGATAGAATATTGGACAACTGTGACAAAGATTGGCTTTTTTTACAAGTAAAAGAAATTGTTAAATGTCATTTTAAAGATTCATTTGAAACAGCTTTTGATTATTTACCTAAATTTGAAAAGAACCAAATTACAAAGGATAGCTTCAATGATTTAATGTTTAGCAATTTTATAGATACAGAAAAAGATACAAATAAGAAATATGAAGAGATAAATTCTGTGGAAAAGCTAACatgtaaaattcttttttatctaaatgaatataatagtaattttaaaaatcaaattgaTATGGTTATAACACAGTATGTGTTAGAATgtttgattaaaatttcaagaattttaacTATACCAGGAGGTAATTTATTGATGATTTCTAGTGTAGGATCTGGTAGAAGATCTATAACGAACCTTGCTGCTTATATGCAGCAGCAAGAATTATTTGAACCATCTGTACTTTCCTCTAATGATTTCAATATATGGAGAAAAGATTTAAAAACAGTTCTACAAAAATGTGGTGGATTAAGAAAAAGCCTTACATTTTTTTTGAAAGACAAGCAAATAACAGATGATTTTCTTTGTGATATTAGTAGTTTGTTAGCTATTGGAGAAATACCTGATTTATTTTCTATGAAAGAGAGGCATGATATTATTGAAATGGTACGTTTACATGCCCAAGGAGGTGATAAAAATACAGAAATAAGTATTCGTTCTATAATGAATTATTTTTTGGAACAATGTAAAAACAACTTACATATTGTTATATGTTTTAATTCAACAAATAAAGCAATTAGATCATATTTATATAAGTATCCAGAACTAGTGAAGTACTGTACTATAAATTGTTATGAAACATGGCCAACAACTGCACTTATACAAATAAGCTCAAAATATATTCAAGATATTAATGTTCATGAGAATATAAAGACAGATGTAATAAAAGcatgtataaaattatataacaatGCACAAGAGATAAATGCTGAATATTATAAAGGAACTGACAGAACAATTCATATTACACTATCTGCATTTTTACACATGTTGAGATTATATACTCGTCTTAtgtcaaaaaaacaaaaagatatTGTTACAACAAGGAGTAGATATTTAGCAGGTTTAAAAAAATTGGAATTAGCGGCACAGCAAGTTGAAGAGATGAAGGGAACATTAACGATATTAAAACCACAATTAGAGTTATCTGCTCAGCAAACTATGATGACTATGAAAGAAGTGGAAAATGAAAATACTACTGTAGAAGGAGCAACTATTCTTGTAcaacaagaagaagaaatagCAAATAAGAAAGCAGAAATTGCAGGGCGATTAAAAATGGAATGTGAAACTGATCTTGCTGTAGCAATTCCAATTCTAGAAGATGCTGTTGctgcattaaatacattaaaaccCACAGATATTACTCTTGTGAAAGCAATGAAAAATCCTCCCGATACTGTTAAACTAGTAATGGCTGCAATTTGTGTTATGCTTGATATACCTCCAGATAAACCTATTGATCCAGTTACCGGTAAAAAATTTACAGATTATTGGAGCCCCAGCAAACGTATTTTAGGTGATATGAATTTTTTACAGAATTTAAAAGACTATGATAAAGATAATATTTCACCAAATATTAtgcaaattattaaaaaaacatatatgacagataataatttcaaaccacACATTGTTGCTAAAGCATCGAGTGCTGCTGAAGGACTCTGTAAATGGGTATGTGCAATGGTGTCTTATGACGAAGTTGCAAAGGCAGTTGCACCtaaaaaggaaaaattgttGACAGCACAAAGGGAATGCAATGAAGCTGAAGCATTTTTAAATGACAAACGTAGAAAACTTTCTGCATTAAATGCGAAATTTGCAATTCTGAATAACAGTCTTCAAGAAACATTGCAACAAAAAGTCAAACTTGAAAAAGAAGTTGAAAATTGTATTAACAAACTTAATAAAGCAGAGAATTTAATTGCAAGTCTAGGAGGTGAAAAAGATCGCTGGATGCAATATGCAGAAAATCTtcaagaaaattataataatcttGTGGGAGATATAATAATATCATGTGGAATAATAAGTTATATGGCACCATGTAGAACTGTTTTTCGTGATAAAATTTTAGAACATTGGAAGCAATATATAAGAGATTTAAAAATTCCATTTACTATAAACTACAATTTAGTAAATTTGCTTGGtgaagaaaacgaaataaatcaTTGGTATATTTGTGGATTACCTAAACACAGATTTTCGGTTGAAAATGCAATTATTATGAATAACTCTGAACTGTGGTGCTTATTTATTGATTCACATAATCAAGCAAATCAATGGattaaaacgattgaaaaaaagaatgatCTGAAAGTTATTAGACTCACTGATTCTGATTATCTATCAGTTATTCAATATAGTGTTGAAAATGGTaatccaatattaattgaaaatgTAGGAGAAAAACTAGAAATACTATTAGATCCATttcttctaaaaaaaatttatattgatgGAGAAATATCATATTTAGACATTggttacaatattataaaatattcacaCGATTTTCGATTATATATTACAACAAGACTATTCAATCCTCAATACTCATCTGAGGTATTCAGTAAACTTACAGTAATTGATTTCTCCATTCCAAATGAAGCTCTTCAAGATAAACTTCTTGATCTTGTCATCTTCAAAGAAAAACCAGAACttcaagaaaaatttgaaattttgcttCTGGAAGATGCcaataacaaaaaaatattaaaacaacAAGAAGATAATATTTTACACACTTTATCTTCAACAACCATAAACATTCTTGAAGATGAGAATGCTATACAAATTttagatttttcaaaaaatcttACCCTAAATGTGGTTAAAAAGCAAGAAGTAACAA AAAAACTTATACTTGCAAAAACTCTACGACCAGATAAAATTATGATACAAATTATTGAAATGATAGAAACTATTCTGGGAAACATTCAAAGATATTCTCCACAACTTAAAGTATCTCAATCATACACAGAATCCAGTTGTTTAACTCCACttctatttattttaccaaGTTGTTCGTCACCTTTATCTCTTATTTCTGCGTATGCAAGAACAAAAGGCTACTTGTCAAAGTTTATCTCTTTATCAATGGGCAGAGGTCAAGAAAGAAAAGCTGAATTTCTTATACAAAAAGCTCAGAAAGAGGGAGATTGGATATTTTTGCAAAATTGTCACATAGTACCTCATTGGATGATTCACCTTGAACAAATCTGTGAAAACTGCAATATTTCTAATGTATCTATAAATTTTCGATTGTGGCTGTCCAGTTATCCTATGAAAGAATTTCCCATTAGTATTTTGCAAAATAGTATAAAAATCATACATGATTATCCTTTGAATATTAAAGAAACATTGCTAAACATTTATCAATCTGAACCTATCATAAACAAAGAATTTTTTGAAGGATGTCCTGGAAAAGATAAAGTTTTCTCAAAGCTTCTTTTTGCCTTATGTCTCTTTCattcaattataaaagaaaagaaaaactttgGAATTCAAGGTTGGAACATACCATATGATTTTGATCATTCTGATCTTTATATATCCATTATGCAAATGCAGAACTTAATAAACAATACTGATTATGTACCTTTTGATAGTCTTCTGTACTTTATTGGACAATGTAATTATGGTGGTAAAATTATGGATGATTTTGataatagaagtttgaagtatcTTCTGAATGAGTAttgcaatttaaatataattaaagacCAGCATTATACATGTTCAAGTGGTATACAAGAATTGATACCACAAAGATGCGAATATCTCCATATAATTAAACACATTAAAAAATTGCCTTTAGATTTATCCTctaaaatttttgaatttaataaGAATGGCGTTATTATTCATGATACTATGATAGCTAAAGATTTTTTGTCATCTCTCGCATGCATGGATTCTATAGTATCATTATCAAATAATCAATTATCTCAAGATCAAGTACTAGCTTTAATTAACAATATTAATGATAAGTTACATGATTTATGTACAATTAATGAACTACAAGAGAAGCATACCTCTTTGTTTCAGGAACCTCTAGAAAGAGTTCTTTTTTGTGAAGTAGAATTATTAAAAACTATTTTACATGTCATAACTGAAACgttaaataatttgaaactaGCGTTTGATGGTTATCTTCCATTTACTGATtccttaaataaaataatagaagaattaTATAAGAATAAAGTTCCAcatatttggaaaaatatacaaTGCACTATTACAACTGAAAATTTGTCGTGTTATatcgataatttaataaaacgtgtacattttattaaacaatgGATGAATCAAGGATGTCCCAGAATTATTTGGCTCGATGCATTATTCTTTGGTAAAATGTTTTTCTCTGCAATTTTATTAACGTTTTCAAAGAGATACAATGTACCTATTGAAGAAATCATTTTTGAATTTGAAGTTACAACCGAAGAAAAAATGGACATAGAAAATATCGATGTGTATTTTATTCGTGGTTTGCACTTGTCTGGTGCTCGATGGGActtcgaaaaaaatatattagcaGAAAGTGTTACGAATGTATTCTGGCAGGATATGCCACCTATACGTTTTAAATgcttaagaaataaaaaaagtataGTTGATGTTTATAAATGTCCTGTCTATATTTCCGCTATTCAACGCGCCGATAAAAATATTCAGTTCACTTCGAAAAATTACATCATTAGTATACCTTTAAAAACTAACATAGATCAGACTCATTGGATAAAATGTGGTACAGCCTTATTTTGTCACGTTTTATAG